From the genome of Campylobacter magnus, one region includes:
- the dapA gene encoding 4-hydroxy-tetrahydrodipicolinate synthase → MKKTITGAMTALITPFKNGKVDVESYEKLIKRQIKLGIDAIVPVGTTGESATLTHDEHRLCIEIAVNECKNTAVKVLAGAGSNATHEAIELAKFAQNCGADGILSVAPYYNKPTQEGLYQHYKAIANSVKIPVLLYNVPGRTGCDIAASTTIRLFNECENIYGVKEASGNMERCVDLLAHSSEVCVISGEDAINFPILANGGKGVISVTSNLLPDLTAKLTHLTLKGDFNAARQINERLFEINKIMFCESNPIPVKAAMYIAGLIPTLEYRLPLCAPSNENMKKIEQTLKNYEIKGF, encoded by the coding sequence ATGAAAAAAACAATAACCGGCGCAATGACTGCGCTAATTACTCCCTTTAAAAACGGCAAAGTAGATGTAGAAAGCTACGAGAAACTTATAAAACGCCAAATAAAGCTTGGCATAGATGCAATAGTGCCTGTTGGCACCACTGGCGAGAGTGCGACACTAACGCATGATGAGCATAGGCTGTGTATTGAAATAGCTGTAAATGAGTGTAAAAATACAGCTGTAAAGGTGCTAGCTGGTGCTGGCTCAAACGCTACGCACGAAGCAATTGAGCTTGCTAAGTTTGCTCAAAACTGCGGCGCAGACGGAATTCTCTCAGTCGCCCCCTACTATAATAAACCTACGCAGGAAGGCCTCTATCAGCACTATAAAGCAATAGCAAATAGCGTAAAAATCCCTGTTCTACTCTACAATGTCCCAGGTCGCACAGGCTGTGATATAGCAGCAAGCACTACTATTAGGCTATTTAACGAGTGCGAGAATATTTATGGAGTAAAAGAAGCTAGCGGAAATATGGAGCGTTGCGTAGATTTGCTAGCTCATAGCAGCGAAGTTTGCGTCATAAGTGGCGAAGATGCGATAAACTTCCCTATCCTAGCAAATGGCGGCAAGGGCGTGATTTCTGTAACTTCAAATCTTTTACCTGATTTAACTGCTAAGCTAACGCACCTTACCTTAAAAGGCGATTTTAACGCAGCTAGGCAGATAAATGAAAGACTTTTTGAGATAAATAAAATCATGTTTTGCGAGAGCAATCCAATACCGGTAAAAGCAGCGATGTATATAGCTGGTCTTATCCCTACGCTAGAATACCGCTTGCCACTTTGCGCTCCAAGCAATGAGAATATGAAAAAAATAGAACAAACACTTAAAAACTACGAAATAAAGGGATTTTAA
- a CDS encoding quinone-dependent dihydroorotate dehydrogenase: MYETLKPLLFTLPPECAHHLAGLGLKLGIKTPLIKNLIKKDFKDEILSQNLLGLNFANPIGIGGGFDKNADLAYGLGYLGFGFLEYGTFTPRPQSGNPRPRLWRIKEHNSLQNAMGFNNEGSAAVEQNIAKYFPLSLPVFANIGKNKTTPNENAINDYIYLTKRFEKLCDGFVINISSPNTPNLRELQNDEFLSTLGKELRKITNNPLVLKIAPDMQPNAAVALCQCAIESGFNAIIINNTSIDYSLYRGAKSIGGLSGELICAKSRELFSAVASEIFGKAVLISCGGISDAREALWRIKHGASLIEIFTALIYKGPAMIENLNKELANLLKIEGFENINEAVGSALKK; encoded by the coding sequence ATGTATGAAACGCTAAAACCACTGCTATTTACCCTGCCCCCTGAGTGCGCTCATCACCTAGCTGGCTTGGGGCTAAAACTAGGGATAAAAACGCCACTTATAAAAAATCTTATTAAAAAAGATTTTAAAGATGAAATTTTGAGCCAAAACTTACTAGGCCTAAATTTTGCTAATCCTATCGGCATAGGCGGTGGTTTTGATAAAAATGCTGATTTGGCTTACGGCCTCGGCTATCTTGGCTTTGGTTTTTTGGAGTATGGCACCTTTACTCCACGCCCCCAAAGTGGCAATCCTCGCCCAAGGCTTTGGCGCATAAAAGAACATAATAGCCTTCAAAACGCAATGGGCTTTAACAACGAAGGCTCAGCTGCGGTGGAGCAAAATATCGCCAAGTATTTTCCGCTTTCACTGCCTGTTTTTGCAAATATCGGCAAAAACAAAACTACTCCAAATGAAAATGCGATAAATGATTATATTTACCTTACAAAGCGTTTTGAAAAGCTTTGCGATGGCTTTGTGATAAATATCAGCTCGCCAAATACTCCAAATCTGCGTGAGCTTCAAAATGATGAGTTTTTAAGCACTCTTGGCAAAGAACTAAGAAAAATTACTAATAATCCACTTGTGCTAAAAATCGCCCCTGATATGCAGCCAAATGCTGCTGTGGCTCTGTGTCAGTGTGCCATAGAAAGTGGCTTTAATGCTATAATAATAAACAATACCAGCATAGACTACTCGCTCTACAGAGGAGCAAAAAGCATAGGTGGGCTAAGCGGCGAGCTAATTTGTGCTAAAAGTCGTGAGCTTTTTAGCGCGGTAGCAAGCGAGATTTTTGGCAAGGCTGTGCTAATAAGCTGCGGCGGCATAAGCGATGCAAGAGAGGCTTTATGGCGTATAAAGCATGGTGCTAGCCTAATAGAGATTTTCACAGCCCTTATCTACAAAGGCCCAGCAATGATAGAAAATCTAAACAAAGAACTAGCAAATCTGCTAAAAATCGAAGGCTTTGAAAACATAAATGAGGCCGTGGGCTCTGCGCTAAAAAAATAA
- a CDS encoding enoyl-ACP reductase, with product MDFRDEFKGKTLVISGGTRGIGRAIVLDFAKNGVNIAFTYNSNAQLAEQQAKELEKEYGIKARAYALNILEPESYKEVFEEIDKDFDRVDFFISNAIISGRAVAGGYTKFMKLKPKGLNNIFTATINAFVCGSQEAAKRMEKVGGGSIITLSSTGHLVYIEHYSGHGTAKAAVEAMARYAATELGEKNIRVNTVCGGPIETDALRAFTNYEEVRDATASLSPLSRMGQPADMSGACLFLCSQAASWITGHSLVVDGGTTFK from the coding sequence ATGGATTTTAGAGATGAGTTTAAAGGCAAAACCTTAGTTATTAGTGGTGGTACTCGTGGCATAGGCAGAGCTATCGTGCTTGACTTTGCTAAAAATGGCGTAAATATAGCATTTACTTATAACTCAAACGCCCAGTTAGCCGAGCAACAAGCAAAAGAGCTTGAAAAAGAGTATGGCATAAAAGCAAGAGCTTACGCTCTAAATATCTTAGAGCCTGAGAGCTATAAAGAAGTATTTGAAGAAATAGACAAAGACTTTGATAGAGTGGATTTTTTTATCTCAAATGCGATTATTTCAGGGCGAGCAGTAGCTGGGGGATATACTAAGTTTATGAAATTAAAGCCAAAAGGGCTAAACAATATCTTTACTGCTACCATTAACGCCTTTGTCTGTGGCAGCCAAGAAGCAGCTAAGCGCATGGAAAAAGTAGGCGGCGGCTCTATTATCACACTTTCAAGCACAGGGCATTTGGTATATATAGAGCATTACAGCGGTCATGGCACAGCAAAGGCTGCTGTGGAGGCTATGGCTCGCTACGCAGCTACTGAGCTTGGAGAGAAAAATATCCGTGTAAATACCGTGTGCGGAGGACCCATTGAAACAGACGCTCTAAGAGCCTTTACAAACTATGAAGAAGTGCGCGATGCCACAGCTAGCCTAAGCCCACTATCTCGCATGGGACAGCCGGCAGACATGAGTGGGGCTTGTTTATTTCTGTGCTCACAGGCAGCTAGCTGGATAACAGGACATTCGCTAGTAGTAGATGGTGGCACAACATTTAAATAA
- a CDS encoding M16 family metallopeptidase: MIPKYEKITLENGFEVYFAPVNEKSGVISVDLYYKVGSRDETLGKTGIAHMLEHMNFKSTKKHKAGEFDRIVKSFGGVDNASTGFDFTHYYIKCEKSNLDKSLELFSDMMENLALKKSEFEPERNVVAEERRWRTDNDPMGFLYFKLFESAFGYHPYHWLPIGFYDDIINWDINDIKDFHKRFYQPQNAFLMISGASDAKTAFSVAKKHFGSIKNKSELPKRTFSEPEQKGAKEITIIKPNDSQICALAFKTPNFAHDDVPALDALAQYLGDGKSSLLQKELVDSAKLATSISCFNMALKDAGLFIIIAIANPKVRASKLKSEILKLIKSAKSQNIDESYIEKIKNALKIDLEFQLSSASSTARLVGEYIANGDISPLYSLEERTAKLAGADINKMAKKYLNQNQMTSVILKGR; this comes from the coding sequence TTGATACCAAAATACGAGAAAATCACACTAGAAAATGGCTTTGAGGTGTACTTTGCCCCTGTTAATGAAAAAAGTGGCGTAATAAGCGTAGATCTATACTACAAAGTAGGCTCGCGTGATGAAACACTTGGCAAAACAGGCATCGCACACATGCTAGAGCATATGAATTTTAAAAGCACCAAAAAGCATAAAGCTGGCGAGTTTGACCGCATTGTAAAGAGTTTTGGTGGCGTGGATAATGCTAGCACTGGCTTTGATTTTACGCATTATTATATAAAATGTGAAAAAAGCAATCTAGATAAAAGCTTAGAGCTTTTTAGCGATATGATGGAAAATCTTGCGCTTAAAAAAAGTGAGTTTGAACCAGAGCGAAATGTAGTAGCAGAAGAGCGCAGATGGCGCACTGATAATGATCCTATGGGCTTTTTGTATTTTAAGCTTTTTGAGAGTGCCTTTGGCTATCATCCATATCACTGGCTACCGATTGGCTTTTATGATGATATCATAAACTGGGATATAAATGATATAAAAGACTTTCACAAAAGATTTTATCAGCCGCAAAATGCTTTTTTGATGATAAGCGGCGCAAGTGATGCTAAAACAGCTTTTAGCGTGGCTAAAAAGCACTTTGGCAGTATCAAAAACAAAAGCGAACTGCCTAAACGCACTTTTAGCGAACCAGAACAAAAAGGCGCAAAAGAAATCACAATAATAAAACCAAATGATAGCCAGATTTGCGCCTTAGCCTTTAAAACGCCAAATTTTGCTCACGATGATGTGCCTGCGCTGGATGCTTTGGCTCAGTATCTAGGCGATGGTAAAAGCTCTTTATTACAAAAAGAGCTAGTTGATAGCGCAAAACTAGCCACTAGCATAAGCTGTTTTAATATGGCTTTAAAAGATGCTGGGCTTTTTATCATCATTGCTATTGCCAATCCAAAAGTGCGTGCTAGCAAGCTAAAAAGCGAAATTTTAAAGCTAATTAAAAGCGCAAAAAGCCAAAATATTGATGAAAGCTATATAGAAAAAATTAAAAATGCGCTAAAAATCGATCTAGAATTCCAGCTAAGCTCAGCCTCTAGCACAGCAAGGCTAGTAGGCGAGTATATCGCAAACGGCGACATTTCACCGCTTTATAGCCTAGAAGAGCGCACCGCAAAACTAGCAGGCGCCGATATAAACAAAATGGCAAAAAAATACCTAAATCAAAATCAAATGACCTCAGTCATACTGAAAGGCAGATAA